Proteins from one Comamonas flocculans genomic window:
- a CDS encoding DNA polymerase Y family protein: MHWIALHPRDDTPEGRQLLAWRMLGYTPRVALVEEAVLMEVQSCLRLWGGLKRLLARISEQKSAPAPARQAQGASSLIALARLRLPPAQNPDTPPHALPLATLSAARPHLPVLARLGCRTWGDLRALPRAGVARRLGADLLAALDQAEGRAPDIHAWEQLPERFDEALELPVLATTTAELHPALEHLLLRLQVWLTARVLGASAIALHWRFDQRRLNGAELPPGAALDIRTAQPVQGMAHLRRLIDEHLARTPLAAPVNRLGLRTLQLAPWQGQAAGLLPGEQGRGEALHELVERLSARLGPTQVLMAQPHADHRPERMQRWVPAQQVLAQAQRAAPPCTALPLAPTWLLATPQPLTTQDERPQWQGRALARLTPAQRIETGWWEEAHAPPRRDYFIAQAPGQGLVWIYREQNPGDATPRWYLHGLYA, from the coding sequence ATGCACTGGATCGCCCTGCACCCGCGCGATGACACGCCCGAGGGCCGCCAATTGCTGGCCTGGCGCATGCTGGGCTACACCCCGCGCGTGGCGCTGGTGGAAGAGGCGGTGCTGATGGAGGTGCAAAGCTGTTTGCGCCTGTGGGGCGGGCTGAAGCGCCTGCTGGCCAGAATATCTGAGCAAAAATCGGCTCCAGCGCCCGCCAGACAAGCGCAAGGCGCTTCATCCCTGATAGCACTGGCACGCCTGCGCCTGCCGCCTGCGCAAAACCCGGATACACCGCCCCATGCCCTGCCGCTGGCCACCCTGAGCGCCGCCCGGCCCCATCTGCCGGTGCTGGCCCGCCTGGGCTGCCGCACCTGGGGCGATCTGCGCGCCCTGCCCCGCGCCGGGGTGGCGCGGCGCCTGGGTGCTGACTTGCTGGCGGCGCTGGACCAGGCCGAAGGCCGTGCGCCCGACATCCACGCCTGGGAGCAGCTGCCCGAGCGCTTTGATGAAGCGCTGGAGCTGCCCGTGCTGGCCACCACCACGGCCGAGCTGCACCCGGCGCTGGAACACCTGCTGCTGCGGCTGCAGGTCTGGCTCACGGCGCGGGTGCTGGGCGCGTCGGCGATTGCGCTGCACTGGCGCTTCGACCAGCGGCGCCTGAACGGCGCAGAGCTGCCCCCCGGCGCGGCGCTGGACATCCGCACCGCCCAGCCGGTGCAGGGCATGGCCCATCTGCGCCGTCTCATCGACGAACACCTGGCGCGCACGCCGCTGGCCGCGCCGGTCAACCGCCTGGGCCTGCGCACGCTGCAGCTCGCGCCCTGGCAAGGCCAGGCAGCCGGCCTGCTGCCGGGTGAACAAGGCCGGGGCGAGGCGCTGCATGAGCTGGTCGAGCGCCTGAGCGCCCGCCTGGGCCCCACGCAAGTGTTGATGGCGCAGCCCCACGCCGACCACCGGCCCGAGCGCATGCAGCGCTGGGTGCCGGCGCAGCAAGTGCTTGCGCAGGCGCAGCGCGCAGCGCCCCCCTGCACCGCCCTGCCGCTGGCCCCCACCTGGCTGCTGGCCACGCCCCAGCCCCTGACCACCCAGGACGAGCGCCCGCAGTGGCAAGGGCGGGCGCTCGCGCGGCTCACCCCCGCGCAGCGCATCGAAACCGGCTGGTGGGAAGAAGCCCATGCGCCGCCGCGGCGCGACTACTTCATCGCCCAGGCACCCGGCCAGGGCCTGGTGTGGATCTACCGCGAACAAAACCCCGGCGACGCCACGCCGCGCT
- the imuA gene encoding translesion DNA synthesis-associated protein ImuA, whose amino-acid sequence MSAPRPLVPDGPRPALASLPAQVWRGGTLGAAEGAVLCSRHAPLDAELPGGGWPLGALVELLQRRPGLHEWALLLPALAQLAGGQRGVIALVGAPHLPFGPALAARGLPAERLLCVPAAAPLQRLWAAEQALRCPDVLALLLWLPHAQDHALRRLHLAARGRARPLFALRPHTARVQPSPAPLRLLLEGDGESLTLDLFKRHGPPLSAPLRLPAQPPALRALLAASRQPREAPGQETPQALRSRAPAQALCADPVAGRSRGPQDRPPPRAVLAKAV is encoded by the coding sequence ATGTCTGCCCCTCGCCCCCTCGTTCCGGATGGCCCGCGCCCTGCGCTGGCGTCCCTGCCCGCTCAGGTCTGGCGCGGCGGCACGCTGGGCGCGGCCGAGGGCGCGGTGCTCTGCAGCCGCCACGCCCCGCTGGACGCCGAACTGCCCGGTGGCGGCTGGCCGCTGGGGGCGCTGGTGGAGCTGCTGCAGCGCCGCCCCGGCCTGCATGAATGGGCGCTGCTGCTGCCCGCCCTGGCGCAGCTGGCCGGCGGGCAGCGCGGCGTGATCGCGCTCGTGGGCGCGCCCCACCTGCCCTTTGGCCCGGCGCTGGCCGCGCGCGGCCTGCCCGCCGAGCGGCTCTTGTGCGTTCCCGCGGCAGCGCCGCTGCAGCGCCTGTGGGCCGCGGAGCAGGCGCTGCGCTGCCCCGACGTGCTCGCGCTGCTGCTGTGGCTGCCCCACGCGCAAGACCACGCGCTGCGCCGCCTGCATCTGGCGGCGCGCGGCCGGGCGCGGCCGCTGTTCGCCCTGCGCCCGCACACCGCACGTGTTCAGCCCTCGCCCGCGCCGCTGCGCCTGCTGCTGGAGGGCGACGGCGAAAGCCTGACGCTGGACCTGTTCAAGCGCCACGGTCCGCCCTTGAGCGCGCCGCTGCGGCTGCCCGCCCAGCCCCCGGCCCTGCGCGCGCTGCTGGCCGCCAGCCGCCAGCCCCGCGAAGCCCCGGGCCAAGAGACGCCACAGGCCTTGCGCAGTCGAGCGCCCGCGCAGGCGCTTTGCGCAGACCCTGTCGCTGGCAGGAGCCGTGGGCCGCAAGACCGCCCACCACCCCGGGCGGTGCTGGCAAAGGCTGTTTAG
- a CDS encoding NAD(P)/FAD-dependent oxidoreductase, with protein MVDSVQCVVVGAGVVGLAVARALALRGREVLVLEAEAAVGTQTSARSSEVIHAGIYYPPGSLKARLCVQGSAMLYDYCARRQVPHRRCGKLIVATSARQTEALQAVAARAQANGVHDLQWLGAAAAHRLEPALQCHAALLSPGTGIIDSHALMLALQADLQQHGAMVVLNTKVVQLDATRGALRLRTQEGAELAANLVVNAAGLHAPALARRTPGLPPALVPRAFHAKGSYFACGARVPFSHLIYPLPEAAGLGVHLTLDLAGRARFGPDVQWVDSPDDLQVDGERALGFYAEVRRYWPALPDGALLPNYAGMRPKISGPGEPAADFLIQGPSAHGLPGLVNLFGIESPGLTSCLALGECVAALPGVADAR; from the coding sequence ATGGTGGACAGCGTGCAATGCGTGGTGGTGGGCGCGGGTGTCGTCGGCCTGGCGGTGGCGCGCGCGCTGGCCCTGCGCGGGCGCGAGGTGCTGGTGCTGGAGGCCGAGGCGGCCGTCGGCACGCAGACCAGCGCACGCAGCAGCGAGGTGATCCACGCGGGCATCTACTACCCGCCAGGCTCGCTCAAGGCGCGCCTGTGCGTGCAGGGCAGCGCGATGCTCTACGACTATTGCGCTCGCCGCCAGGTGCCGCACCGGCGCTGCGGCAAGCTCATCGTGGCCACCTCGGCGCGGCAGACCGAGGCGCTGCAGGCTGTGGCCGCCAGGGCCCAGGCCAATGGCGTGCACGACCTGCAGTGGCTGGGCGCCGCCGCCGCCCACCGGCTGGAGCCCGCGCTGCAATGCCATGCGGCCCTGCTTTCGCCCGGCACCGGCATCATCGACAGCCACGCGCTCATGCTTGCGCTGCAAGCCGACCTGCAGCAACACGGGGCCATGGTGGTCCTCAATACCAAGGTAGTGCAGCTCGATGCCACCCGGGGCGCGCTGCGGCTGCGCACGCAGGAGGGCGCCGAGCTGGCGGCCAACCTGGTGGTGAACGCCGCCGGCCTGCATGCACCCGCCCTGGCGCGGCGCACCCCGGGCCTGCCGCCGGCGCTGGTGCCGCGCGCCTTCCATGCCAAGGGCAGCTACTTTGCCTGCGGCGCGCGCGTGCCGTTCTCGCACTTGATCTACCCCTTGCCCGAGGCGGCGGGCCTGGGCGTGCACCTCACGCTGGACCTGGCCGGGCGGGCGCGCTTCGGCCCGGACGTGCAGTGGGTGGACTCTCCTGACGACCTGCAGGTGGACGGCGAGCGCGCACTGGGCTTCTACGCCGAAGTGCGCCGCTACTGGCCTGCGCTGCCCGACGGCGCGCTGCTGCCCAACTACGCCGGCATGCGCCCCAAGATCAGCGGGCCGGGCGAGCCGGCGGCGGATTTCCTGATCCAGGGTCCGAGCGCGCATGGCCTGCCCGGGCTGGTGAACCTGTTTGGTATCGAGTCGCCCGGGCTCACCAGCTGCCTGGCGCTGGGCGAATGCGTGGCTGCCTTGCCGGGCGTGGCGGATGCGCGCTGA
- a CDS encoding response regulator transcription factor, which yields MNTTAMDIHIVDDDADVRDGLAWLFDSRGWKTRVWQGGDVFLDAARALQGQWGLAVVLLDIRMQPLSGLVTFERLKTLGCPWPVLFLTGHGDVATAVQAVKEGAWDFLEKPFQDNMLVDRVEQAMQALLTRSAGERELQRLRQALASLSPREREVLGELLRGHYNKNIAEHLGISARTVEFHRANIFEKMGVESAIELAHKLGQLQPAGRDGEPGPP from the coding sequence ATGAACACCACCGCCATGGACATCCACATCGTCGATGACGATGCCGACGTGCGCGACGGCCTGGCCTGGCTGTTCGATTCACGCGGCTGGAAGACCCGGGTATGGCAGGGCGGCGACGTCTTTCTGGATGCCGCCCGCGCGCTGCAGGGCCAGTGGGGCCTGGCGGTGGTGCTGCTGGACATCCGCATGCAGCCGCTCTCGGGCCTCGTGACTTTCGAGCGTCTCAAGACCCTGGGCTGCCCCTGGCCCGTGCTCTTCCTGACCGGGCATGGTGACGTGGCCACGGCGGTGCAGGCGGTCAAGGAAGGCGCCTGGGACTTTCTGGAAAAGCCCTTCCAGGACAACATGCTGGTGGACCGCGTGGAGCAGGCCATGCAGGCGCTGCTGACACGCAGCGCCGGCGAGCGCGAGCTGCAGCGCCTGCGCCAGGCGCTGGCGTCCCTGAGCCCGCGCGAACGCGAGGTGCTGGGCGAGCTGCTGCGCGGCCACTACAACAAGAACATCGCCGAGCACCTGGGCATCAGCGCGCGCACGGTGGAATTCCACCGCGCCAACATCTTCGAGAAAATGGGCGTGGAGTCGGCCATCGAACTGGCGCACAAGCTGGGCCAGCTGCAGCCCGCGGGACGTGACGGCGAGCCTGGCCCGCCCTGA
- a CDS encoding sensor histidine kinase has product MPLTAPHPAEDFALLHAATRPLGERGSRRATLWMLGLALLTVLTVLALAWYLHRVEVQEEERRRGADAQWLEQSVQFHFRRLEGDLAQRARQLAIDGPQALQTPGQGEADTHPAGLLWRSPAVVQAQAWLAQPGDPRGSAGDLAIWRADLESNAENHQQLQLLQDTAASLRRASYAGPLRDADGGQDGRVWLAVPSFDGARLAGLYVVALSMQQALVALLPPWFIAQQQVRIVADAGLPGGTAPDGASYLTPMNLPGVELLLQVTPLGSHTSSTPRLFFAVALVFLLGLLVSLLALRRDFAKRQQVQQRLQAEVALRSAMERSVSIGMRAWDLQGTILYVNQAFCAMVGYGAQELRGARAPMPYWPDEQAGELAVLHGGILHAGTQPQGLEAQYRHRDGHLVDVLIHEAPLLAADGRQLGWMSSVLDISERKHAQRLAAEQQEKLEASERLVAVGEVASTLAHELNQPLGALASFANGLLNRLRAGTIALADMEPVVRRMAQLAERAGGVTQRVNAFARKRELHLTRLDLAALVRRAVSTAQEGQATPIALQLPSRPVLVRGDALLLEHLVHNLCSNALDWAGEAATAPARVQVRLQADTTTGEASLAVADSGPGVSEAAQARLFDAFFSTKHGGMGMGLAICRSIAEAHHGRIQVERDALLGGALFTAILPLESDA; this is encoded by the coding sequence GTGCCGCTGACCGCCCCGCATCCCGCCGAAGACTTCGCGCTCCTGCACGCCGCCACCCGCCCGCTGGGCGAGCGCGGCAGCCGGCGCGCCACGCTCTGGATGCTGGGCCTGGCCTTGCTGACCGTGCTGACCGTGCTGGCCCTGGCCTGGTATCTGCACCGTGTCGAAGTGCAGGAAGAAGAACGTCGGCGCGGCGCGGACGCGCAGTGGCTGGAGCAAAGCGTGCAGTTCCACTTCCGCCGTCTTGAAGGCGATCTGGCGCAGCGCGCGCGCCAGCTCGCGATCGATGGCCCGCAGGCGCTGCAGACGCCGGGCCAGGGCGAGGCCGACACCCACCCTGCCGGCCTGCTGTGGCGCAGTCCCGCCGTGGTGCAGGCGCAGGCCTGGCTGGCCCAGCCGGGCGACCCGCGCGGCAGCGCCGGGGACCTCGCCATCTGGCGGGCCGACCTGGAGTCGAATGCCGAAAACCACCAGCAGCTGCAGCTGCTGCAGGACACCGCCGCCAGCCTGCGGCGGGCAAGCTACGCCGGGCCCCTGCGGGATGCGGACGGCGGCCAGGACGGGCGCGTCTGGCTGGCCGTCCCCTCGTTCGACGGCGCCCGCCTGGCCGGGCTCTACGTGGTGGCGCTGTCCATGCAGCAGGCGCTGGTCGCCCTGCTGCCGCCCTGGTTCATCGCGCAGCAGCAGGTGCGCATCGTGGCGGACGCGGGCCTGCCGGGCGGCACTGCGCCGGACGGCGCCAGCTACCTCACGCCCATGAACCTGCCCGGCGTGGAGCTGCTGCTGCAGGTGACGCCGCTGGGTTCGCACACCTCCTCCACGCCGCGGCTGTTCTTCGCCGTCGCCCTGGTGTTCCTGCTCGGCCTGCTGGTGAGCCTGCTGGCGCTGCGGCGCGACTTTGCCAAGCGCCAGCAGGTGCAGCAGCGCCTGCAGGCCGAGGTGGCGCTGCGCTCGGCCATGGAGCGCTCAGTCAGCATAGGCATGCGCGCCTGGGACCTGCAGGGCACCATCCTCTACGTGAACCAGGCCTTCTGCGCCATGGTGGGCTACGGCGCGCAGGAGCTGCGCGGCGCGCGCGCGCCCATGCCCTACTGGCCGGACGAGCAGGCGGGCGAGCTGGCCGTGCTGCACGGTGGCATCCTGCATGCGGGCACGCAGCCGCAGGGCCTGGAGGCGCAGTACCGCCACCGCGACGGCCACCTGGTGGACGTGCTGATTCACGAGGCGCCGCTGCTTGCCGCCGACGGACGCCAGCTCGGCTGGATGAGTTCGGTGCTGGACATCAGCGAACGCAAGCATGCGCAGCGGCTGGCCGCCGAGCAGCAGGAAAAGCTCGAAGCCTCCGAGCGCCTGGTGGCCGTGGGCGAGGTGGCCTCCACGCTGGCGCACGAGCTCAACCAACCGCTGGGCGCGCTGGCCAGCTTTGCCAACGGCCTACTCAACCGCCTGCGCGCGGGCACGATTGCCCTGGCCGACATGGAACCCGTGGTGCGGCGCATGGCGCAGCTGGCCGAGCGCGCCGGCGGCGTGACGCAGCGCGTGAACGCCTTTGCGCGCAAGCGCGAGCTGCACCTGACGCGGCTGGACCTGGCGGCGCTGGTGCGCCGCGCGGTAAGCACGGCGCAGGAAGGCCAGGCCACGCCCATCGCCCTGCAGCTGCCAAGCCGCCCCGTGCTGGTGCGCGGCGACGCCCTGCTGCTGGAACACCTGGTGCACAACCTGTGCTCCAACGCGCTGGACTGGGCGGGCGAAGCCGCGACCGCCCCGGCCCGGGTACAGGTGCGCCTGCAGGCCGACACGACCACGGGCGAAGCGAGCCTGGCGGTGGCCGACAGCGGCCCCGGCGTGTCCGAGGCCGCCCAGGCCCGGCTGTTTGACGCCTTCTTCAGCACCAAGCACGGTGGCATGGGCATGGGCCTGGCCATCTGCCGCTCGATTGCCGAGGCGCACCACGGGCGCATCCAGGTGGAGCGCGACGCACTGCTGGGCGGCGCGCTGTTCACCGCCATCCTGCCCTTGGAGAGCGACGCATGA
- a CDS encoding DctP family TRAP transporter solute-binding subunit: MPASLASRRRLLGALAATAVPLPAAAQPARVTIRLSHVVTRQTPKGLTMERFQQNVQQASAGRIQVVIYPNSLLYGDADEMQALQLGAVDMLAPSLSKFGAIGFPEFELFDLPFLFGARAQVHRITRGPVGQALLDGLAHQGLVGLGYLDNGFKHMSANRPLLAPQDFAGLRMRVQSSRVIARQMRVLGARPVVLAFGEARRALALGVVDGTENPISNFWTQRMHEAQLDLSLTAHAWLGYAVVAQRRFWDFLGAHDRHLVLTALQEALAWGNTIAQQENDAALAALRASGATRIHLLDEGRRERLRQGTQAVYEQLEPRTAAWLERVRAALET, translated from the coding sequence GTGCCTGCTTCGCTCGCTTCCCGCCGCCGTCTGCTCGGGGCCCTCGCGGCCACGGCCGTGCCGCTGCCCGCGGCCGCGCAACCGGCGCGCGTGACCATCCGCCTGTCGCACGTGGTCACGCGCCAGACCCCCAAGGGGCTGACCATGGAGCGCTTCCAGCAGAACGTGCAGCAGGCGAGCGCGGGGCGCATCCAGGTGGTGATCTACCCGAATTCGCTGCTCTATGGCGACGCCGACGAGATGCAGGCACTGCAGCTGGGCGCGGTGGACATGCTGGCGCCTTCGCTGTCCAAGTTCGGCGCCATCGGCTTTCCCGAGTTCGAGCTGTTTGATCTGCCCTTCCTGTTCGGCGCGCGCGCGCAGGTGCACCGCATCACTCGGGGGCCGGTCGGGCAGGCGCTGCTCGACGGCCTGGCGCACCAGGGCCTGGTGGGCCTGGGCTATCTGGACAACGGCTTCAAGCACATGAGCGCCAACCGGCCGCTGCTGGCGCCGCAGGACTTCGCGGGCCTGCGCATGCGCGTGCAAAGCTCGCGCGTGATTGCGCGGCAGATGCGGGTGCTGGGCGCGCGCCCGGTGGTGCTGGCCTTCGGCGAGGCGCGGCGCGCGCTGGCGCTGGGGGTGGTGGACGGCACGGAAAACCCGATCTCCAACTTCTGGACCCAGCGCATGCACGAGGCCCAGCTCGACCTGAGCCTGACCGCGCACGCCTGGCTGGGCTACGCGGTGGTGGCGCAGCGGCGCTTCTGGGATTTCCTTGGCGCGCACGACCGCCACCTCGTGTTGACGGCGCTGCAGGAGGCGCTGGCCTGGGGCAACACCATTGCCCAGCAGGAAAACGACGCCGCCCTGGCCGCGCTGCGCGCCAGCGGCGCAACGCGCATCCACCTGCTGGACGAGGGCCGGCGCGAGCGCCTGCGGCAAGGCACGCAGGCGGTGTACGAGCAACTGGAGCCGCGTACCGCCGCCTGGCTGGAGCGGGTGCGCGCGGCTCTCGAAACTTAG
- a CDS encoding TRAP transporter substrate-binding protein: MRLPLKHILACAVLAFGATVAAHAQPIVVKFSHVVADKTPKGQASLKFKELAEAKLPGKVQVQVFPNSQLFGDGKEMEALLLGDVQMIAPSLSKFDRYTKKIQLFDLPFLFDDMAAVDRFQASEAGKSLLDSIKGRGLQGLAFWHNGMKQLSTNKDKLERPEDVKGLKFRIQASDVLEAQFRAMNANPQKMAFSEVYQALQTGVVDGQENTWSNMYSQKFHEVQKTIAETNHGVLDYMVVTNSKWWEGLPADVRKGLSEAMAEATEYGNKLAGDFNERDKKLISEAGKARIQQLTKDDVAAWRKAMEPVWKKFEGDIGKDLIDAALKSNQ, translated from the coding sequence ATGCGATTGCCCCTGAAACACATTCTGGCCTGCGCCGTGCTGGCTTTCGGCGCCACCGTGGCGGCCCATGCGCAGCCCATCGTGGTCAAGTTCAGCCACGTGGTGGCCGACAAGACGCCCAAGGGGCAGGCCTCGCTCAAATTCAAGGAACTGGCCGAGGCCAAGCTGCCGGGCAAGGTGCAGGTTCAGGTCTTCCCCAACTCGCAGCTGTTTGGCGACGGCAAGGAAATGGAAGCGCTGCTGCTGGGCGACGTGCAGATGATTGCGCCCTCGCTGTCCAAGTTCGACCGCTACACCAAGAAGATCCAGCTGTTCGATCTGCCCTTCCTGTTCGACGACATGGCCGCGGTGGACCGCTTCCAGGCCAGCGAGGCGGGCAAGTCGCTGCTCGACTCGATCAAGGGCCGCGGTCTGCAGGGCCTGGCCTTCTGGCACAACGGCATGAAGCAGCTGTCGACCAACAAGGACAAGCTCGAGCGTCCCGAGGACGTCAAGGGCCTGAAGTTCCGCATCCAGGCGTCCGACGTGCTGGAGGCGCAGTTCCGCGCGATGAACGCCAACCCGCAGAAGATGGCCTTCTCCGAGGTCTACCAGGCGCTGCAGACCGGCGTGGTCGACGGCCAGGAGAACACCTGGTCGAACATGTATTCGCAGAAATTCCACGAGGTGCAGAAGACCATCGCCGAGACCAACCACGGCGTGCTCGACTACATGGTGGTGACCAACTCCAAGTGGTGGGAAGGCCTGCCCGCCGACGTGAGGAAGGGCCTGTCCGAGGCCATGGCCGAAGCCACCGAATACGGCAACAAGCTCGCCGGCGACTTCAACGAGCGCGACAAGAAGCTCATCAGCGAGGCCGGCAAGGCGCGCATCCAGCAGCTGACCAAGGACGACGTCGCTGCCTGGCGCAAGGCCATGGAGCCGGTGTGGAAGAAGTTTGAAGGCGACATCGGCAAGGACCTGATCGACGCGGCCCTCAAGTCCAACCAGTGA
- a CDS encoding TRAP transporter small permease: protein MDRLEEYFLALMLAGMTLVTFGQVVARYVFNYSFTWAMELTGVMFAWMIFIGASYGVRVSAHIGIDALIRVMNPRLARAVALAATALCILYSCVLAFGGWQYLSKLYTVGVYMQDIPVPQWVPKIVLPFGFILLALRFGVVFYKLLSGQDVHLLGDEAEDALKMREEMEAKP from the coding sequence ATGGATCGACTTGAGGAGTACTTCCTCGCGCTGATGCTGGCGGGCATGACCCTGGTCACCTTTGGCCAGGTGGTTGCGCGCTACGTGTTCAACTACAGCTTCACCTGGGCGATGGAGCTCACCGGGGTGATGTTCGCCTGGATGATCTTCATCGGCGCGTCCTACGGCGTGCGCGTGAGCGCGCACATCGGCATCGACGCCTTGATCAGGGTCATGAACCCGCGCCTGGCGCGCGCCGTCGCGCTGGCGGCCACGGCGCTGTGCATCCTGTATTCGTGCGTGCTCGCCTTTGGGGGTTGGCAGTACCTGTCCAAGCTCTACACCGTGGGCGTGTACATGCAGGACATTCCGGTGCCGCAGTGGGTGCCCAAGATCGTGCTGCCCTTCGGTTTCATCCTGCTGGCGCTGCGCTTTGGCGTGGTGTTCTACAAGCTCCTGAGCGGGCAGGACGTGCACCTGCTCGGCGACGAGGCCGAAGACGCGCTGAAGATGCGCGAAGAGATGGAGGCCAAGCCATGA
- a CDS encoding TRAP transporter large permease, with the protein MNTLVLFVLLFVFMFMGMPVGVALGLSSLAVILGFTNDSLASLTLKIYETSEHYTLLAIPFFIVGGVFMTTGGVARRMIRFANACVGHFPGGLAMASVLACMLFAAVSGSSPATVVAVGSIVIAGMVKAGYSKEFAAGVICNAGTLGILVPPSIVLVVYGAVTETSVGALFLAGILPGIVLGLILMVAIYWRARVLKLPRQPKASMNEVFVAGRQSLWGLLLVVIILGGIYGGVFTPTEAAAVAAVYAFVVAVFIYRDLKWGDIPGVLLESAKVTVMLMFIIANALLFAHVLTTERIPQQIAESIAGMGMAPWQFLIVVNILLLVAGMFMEPTGIILIMAPILFPIAEKLGIDPVHLGIIMVVNLEIGMVTPPVGLNLFVTSGITHMTIGQVVRAALPWTLLLLIFLMIVTYVPALSTIVPQLLH; encoded by the coding sequence ATGAACACCCTGGTTCTCTTCGTGCTGCTCTTCGTCTTCATGTTCATGGGCATGCCCGTGGGCGTGGCGCTGGGCCTGTCCTCGCTGGCGGTGATACTGGGCTTCACCAACGATTCGCTGGCTTCGCTCACGCTCAAGATCTACGAGACGTCCGAGCACTACACGCTGCTGGCGATTCCCTTCTTCATCGTCGGCGGCGTGTTCATGACTACGGGCGGCGTGGCGCGGCGCATGATCCGCTTTGCCAATGCCTGCGTGGGGCATTTCCCGGGCGGCCTGGCCATGGCCTCGGTGCTGGCCTGCATGCTGTTCGCGGCGGTATCGGGCTCTTCGCCCGCGACGGTGGTGGCGGTGGGCTCCATCGTGATTGCCGGCATGGTCAAGGCCGGCTACAGCAAGGAATTCGCCGCGGGCGTGATCTGCAACGCCGGCACGCTCGGCATCCTGGTTCCGCCCTCCATCGTGCTCGTGGTCTATGGCGCGGTCACGGAAACCTCGGTGGGGGCGCTGTTCCTCGCGGGCATCCTGCCGGGCATCGTGCTGGGGCTGATCCTGATGGTGGCCATTTACTGGCGCGCCCGCGTGCTCAAGCTGCCGCGCCAGCCCAAGGCCAGCATGAACGAGGTGTTCGTCGCCGGACGCCAGTCGCTGTGGGGCCTGCTGCTGGTGGTCATCATCCTGGGCGGCATCTATGGCGGGGTGTTCACGCCCACCGAGGCGGCTGCGGTGGCGGCGGTCTATGCCTTCGTCGTGGCGGTGTTCATCTACCGCGACCTCAAGTGGGGCGACATTCCCGGCGTGCTGCTGGAATCGGCCAAGGTCACGGTGATGCTGATGTTCATCATCGCCAATGCGCTGCTGTTCGCCCACGTGCTCACCACGGAGCGCATACCGCAGCAGATCGCCGAATCGATCGCCGGCATGGGCATGGCCCCGTGGCAGTTCCTGATCGTCGTCAACATCCTGCTGCTGGTGGCGGGCATGTTCATGGAGCCCACCGGCATCATCCTGATCATGGCGCCCATCCTGTTTCCCATCGCCGAGAAGCTGGGCATAGACCCGGTGCATCTGGGCATCATCATGGTGGTGAACCTGGAGATCGGCATGGTCACGCCACCCGTGGGGCTTAACCTCTTCGTCACCTCGGGCATCACGCACATGACGATAGGGCAGGTGGTACGGGCGGCGCTACCCTGGACGCTGCTGCTGCTGATTTTCCTGATGATCGTCACCTACGTGCCGGCGCTGTCGACCATCGTGCCGCAATTGCTGCACTGA